A segment of the Streptomyces sp. NBC_00376 genome:
GTCGCGAGCACCTCCAGCACCCCCTCCCCGTACGTCGCCAGCTTCTTCTCGCCCAGGCCGCTGATCCCGCCCAGCCCGGACACCGAGTCCGGCCGCACCGTGGCGATCTCGCGCAGGGTCGCGTCGTGGAAGATGACGTACGCCGGAACGCCCTGCTCCTTCGCCTGGGCACCCCGCCAGGCCCGCAGCGCCTCGAAGACCGGGACGGCCTCGGGGGCCAGATCGGCGGCGGCCGCCTGGGACTTCGACTTGCGTTCGGCCTTCGTGGAGCGCGACGCGGGCTTGGGTGCCTCCTTGCGGAGCAGCACCTCGCGCTGCCGGCCGAGCACGGAGCCGCTCTCCTCCGTGAGCACCAGCGTGCCGTACTCGCCCTCGACCGCGAGCAGCCCCTGGGCGAGCAACTGCCGTACGACACCGCGCCATTCGGCCTCGGCCAGCTCCTCGCCGATGCCGAAGACCGAGAGCTGGTCGTGGTCGAACTGGATGACCTTGGCGGTCTTGCGGCCGAGCAGGATGTCGATGATCTGGCCCGCGCCGAACTTCTGCCCGCGCTCCCGCTTCAGCCGCACCACGGTCGACAGCAGCTTCTGCGCGGCCACCGTGCCGTCCCAGCTCTCGGGCGGGGCGAGGCAGGTGTCGCAGTTGCCGCACTCCGCCGACGTGGGCTCCTGGCCGAAGTACGTCAGGAGCTGGGCGCGGCGGCAGCGGACCGTCTCGCACAGGGCGAGCATCGAGTCCAGGTGGGAGGCCGCCCGGCGGCGGAACGCCTCGTCGCCCTCGCCGCCCTGGATCAGCTTGCGCTGCTGGACGACGTCCTGGAGCCCGTAGGCCATCCAGGCCGTGGACGGCTGCCCGTCACGGCCGGCGCGGCCGGTCTCCTGGTAGTAGCCCTCGACGGACTTCGGCAGGTCGAGGTGGGCGACGAAGCGTACGTCCGGCTTGTCGATGCCCATGCCGAAGGCGATGGTCGCGACGACGACCAGGCCCTCCTCGCGCAGGAACCGGGACTGGTGGACGGCGCGCGTGCCCGCGTCGAGCCCCGCGTGGTACGGGACGGCCTCGATGCCGTTGCGGCAGAGGTATTCGGCGGTCTTCTCCGTGGAGTTGCGCGAGAGGCAGTAGACGATGCCCGCGTCCCCGGCATGCTCGTCCTTGAGGAAGGAGAGCAGCTGCTTCTTCGGGTCGGCCTTCGGCACGATCCGGTACTGGATGTTGGGCCGGTCGAAGCTGGCGACGAAGTGCTTGGCGTCGGGCATGCCCAGACGCTGGGTGATCTCCTGGTGCGTGGCGTCGGTCGCGGTCGCCGTCAGGGCGATGCGCGGTACGTCGGGCCAGCGCTCGCCGAGGACGGAGAGGGTCAGGTAGTCCGGGCGGAAGTCGTGGCCCCACTGGGCCACGCAGTGCGCCTCGTCGATCGCGAAGACGGAGATCTCGGCGCGCGAGAGCAGCGCGAGCGTGGAATCCAGGCGGAGCCGCTCCGGGGCCAGGTAGAGCAGGTCGAGCTCTCCGGCGACGAACTGGGCCTCCATCGAGCGGCGCTCGTCGAAGTCCTGCGTGGAGTTGATGAAGCCGGCCCGCACGCCGAGCGCCCGCAGCGCGTCCACCTGGTCCTGCATCAGGGCGATCAGGGGCGAGATCACGATGCCCGTGCCCGCTCTGACCAGGGCGGGGATCTGGTAGCAGAGGGACTTGCCGCCACCGGTCGGCATGAGCACGACGGCGTCGCCGCCCGCCACCACGTGGTCGACGATCGCTTCCTGCTCGCCGCGGAACGCCTCGTACCCGAATACCTTGTGCAGCGTCCGCCGTGCGTCGCTCTCGGTCACATCCATGGTCCCGCCCGTCGTGCCCATCGCTCTGTCCCCCGGGTCCGTCCCGCTTTTTCGTCCGTGTTGCCGCCGTCCCCTGCCACGATAGGCGCCGCGTACGACAACGCCGGACGGGCTTGACTTCTCAAGCCCGTCCGGCGGCGGTCGCTGCTGCGTGGGAGTGCGCTACCTCACGAAGACTCCCGCCTGGCTCGCCAGGTCCAGGAAGTACTGCGGGGCCAGGCCCAGCACCAGCGTGACCGCGACTCCCACCGCGATCGTCGTCATCGTCAGCGGGGACGGGACGGCGACCGTGGGGCCGTCCGCCTTCGGCTCGCTGAAGAACATCAGCACGATGACCCGGATGTAGAAGAACGCGGCGATCGCCGAGGAGATCACACCGACCACGACCAGTCCGCCCGCGCCACCGTCCGCCGCCGCCTTGAACACGGCGAACTTTCCGGAGAACCCGGAGGTGAGCGGGATGCCGGCGAAGGCCAGCAGGAACACCGCGAAGACCGCGGCGACCAAGGGCGAGCGGCGGCCGAGCCCGGCCCACTTCGACAGGTGCGTGGCCTCGCCGCCCGCGTCGCGCACCAGGGTGACGACGGCGAACGCGCCGACCGTCACGAAGGAGTACGCGCCCAGGTAGAAGAGGACCGACGAGATGCCGTCCGGGGTCGTGGCGATCACACCGGCGAGGATGAATCCGGCGTGGGCGATCGAGGAGTAAGCCAGCAGCCGCTTGATGTCGGTCTGGGTGATGGCGACGATCGCACCGCCCAGCATCGTGACGATCGCGACGGCCCACATGACCGGGCGCCAGTCCCAGGCGAGGCCCGGCAGCACCACGTACAGCAGGCGCAGCAGCGCGCCGAACGCGGCGACCTTGGTGGCGGCGGCCATGAAGCCGGTGACCGGGGTCGGGGCGCCCTGGTAGACGTCCGGGGTCCACATGTGGAACGGGACGGCGCCGACCTTGAAGAGCAGGCCGGTCAGGATCATCGCGCCGCCGATCAGGAGCAGCGCGTCGTTGCCCATGGTGTCGGCGAGTGCCGGGTCGATCCGGGTGACGGAGCCGTCGACCACGTTCGCGATCGCCGCGTACGAGACGGAGCCCGCGTACCCGTAGAGCAGGGCGATCCCGAAGAGCAGGAACGCCGAGGAGAAGGCGCCGAGCAGGAAGTACTTCACCGCGGCCTCCTGCGACATCAGCCGCTTGCGGCGGGCGACGGCGCACAGGAGGTAGAGCGGGAGGGAGAAGACTTCCAGGGCCACGAAGAGCGTCAGCAGATCGTTGGCCGCGGGGAAGACGAGCATGCCGGCCACCGAGAAGAGGACCAGCGGGAAGACCTCGGTGGTGGTGAATCCGGCCTTGACCGCGGCCTTCTCGCTGTCGCTGCCGGGGACCGAGGCGGCCTGGGCGGCGAAGGAGTCCACGTGCTTGCCGTGCGCGGCGGGGTCGAGCCGCCGCTCGGCGAAGGTGAAGACGGCGACCAGCGAGGTCAGCAGGATGGTGCCCTGCAGGAACAGCGTCGGCCCGTCGATCGCGATGGCGCCCATCGCGGCGATGTGCGCCTTCGTCGTGCCGTATCCGCCGGCCGCCAGTCCGACGACCGCGGCGAACGCGGCGGCCAGCGCGACGACCGTGAGGAAGACCTGCGTGTAGTAACGGGCCCGGCGCGGCACGAAGGCCTCGACGAGTACGCCCACGACGGCGACACCGATCACAATGAGGACCGGGGCCAGCTGCGTGTACTCGATGACCGGGGCCTTGAACTTCTCGACCGGGGCGGCCGATGTCACCCCGCCCGCCATTGTCCACAGGCTGTGGACAGCTGTTGCGCTCACTTGGCGGCCTCCACCTCAGGCTGGGGGTCCTTCTTCTGGACGTCCGACATGGTGTGCTGCACCGCCGGGTTGACGATCTCCGTCAGCGGCTTCGGATAGACACCCAGGAAGAGCAGCAGCGCGATCAGCGGGAGGACCACCACCAGCTCCCGGACCTTGAGGTCCGCCATGCCCTGGACCTCGGCCTTCACCGGGCCCGTCATCGTCCGCTGGTAGAGGACGAGGACGTAGAGCGCGGCGAGCACGATGCCGGTCGTGGCGACGATGCCCGCCGCCGGGTACGCGCTGAACGTGCCGACCAGGACCAGGAACTCGCTGACGAACGGGGCGAGTCCGGGCAGCGACAGGGTGGCCAGACCACCGATCAGGAAGGTGCCGGCCAGGATCGGCGCCACCTTCTGCACCCCGCCGTAGTCGGCGATGAGCCGCGAGCCGCGCCGGGTGATCAGGAAGCCCGCCACCAGCATCAGCGCGGCGGTCGAGATGCCGTGGTTGACCATGTAGAGCGTGGCGCCGGACTGGCCCTGGCTGGTCATCGCGAAGATGCCCAGGATGATGAAGCCGAAGTGCGAGATCGACGCGTAGGCGATCAGGCGTTTGATGTCGCGCTGGCCGACGGCGAGCAGCGCCCCGTACACGATGCTGATCAGGGCCAGGACGACGATCACCGGCGTCGCCCACTTGCTGGCCTCCGGGAAGAGCTGGAGGCAGAAGCGGAGCATCGCGAAGGTGCCGACCTTGTCGACGACCGCGGTGATCAGGACGGCGACCGGGGAGGTCGCCTCGCCCATCGCGTTGGGCAGCCAGGTGTGCAGCGGCCACAGCGGGGCCTTCACCGCGAAGGCGAAGAAGAACCCGAGGAAGAGCCAGCGCTCGGTGCTGGTCGCCATGGAGAGCGAGCCGTTCGCGCGGGCCTCGGCGATCTCGGAGAGCGAGAACGTCCCCGCGACCACGTAGAGCCCGATCACGGCGGCCAGCATGATGAGCCCGCCGACCAGGTTGTAGAGGAGGAACTTCACCGCGGCGTACGAGCGTTGCGCCGCCGCGTTCTCGTCGCTGCCGGTGTGCGCCCGGTCCCCGAAGCCGCCGATGAGGAAGTACATCGGGATGAGCATGGCTTCGAAGAGGATGTAGAAGAGGAAGACGTCGGTGGCCTCGAAGGAGAGGATCACCATCGCTTCGACCATCAGGATCAGGGCGAAGAAGCCCTGGGTCGGGCGCCAGCGCGAGGACTTGGTCTCCAGGGGGTCGGCGTCGTGCCAGCCGGCCAGGATGACGAAGGGGATCAGCAGGGCGGTGAGCGCCATGAGCGCCACCCCGATGCCGTCCACGCCCAGTTCGTACCGGACGCCGAAGTCCTTGATCCAGGCGTGCGATTCGGTGAGCTGGTAGCGGGCGCCGCCGGGCTCGAAGCGGGCGAGCGCGA
Coding sequences within it:
- the recQ gene encoding DNA helicase RecQ — translated: MGTTGGTMDVTESDARRTLHKVFGYEAFRGEQEAIVDHVVAGGDAVVLMPTGGGKSLCYQIPALVRAGTGIVISPLIALMQDQVDALRALGVRAGFINSTQDFDERRSMEAQFVAGELDLLYLAPERLRLDSTLALLSRAEISVFAIDEAHCVAQWGHDFRPDYLTLSVLGERWPDVPRIALTATATDATHQEITQRLGMPDAKHFVASFDRPNIQYRIVPKADPKKQLLSFLKDEHAGDAGIVYCLSRNSTEKTAEYLCRNGIEAVPYHAGLDAGTRAVHQSRFLREEGLVVVATIAFGMGIDKPDVRFVAHLDLPKSVEGYYQETGRAGRDGQPSTAWMAYGLQDVVQQRKLIQGGEGDEAFRRRAASHLDSMLALCETVRCRRAQLLTYFGQEPTSAECGNCDTCLAPPESWDGTVAAQKLLSTVVRLKRERGQKFGAGQIIDILLGRKTAKVIQFDHDQLSVFGIGEELAEAEWRGVVRQLLAQGLLAVEGEYGTLVLTEESGSVLGRQREVLLRKEAPKPASRSTKAERKSKSQAAAADLAPEAVPVFEALRAWRGAQAKEQGVPAYVIFHDATLREIATVRPDSVSGLGGISGLGEKKLATYGEGVLEVLATFGAAGAGAEAPAPSLRAVPAPAALAAPDSDPEFGWDEEPPEYE
- the nuoN gene encoding NADH-quinone oxidoreductase subunit NuoN, translating into MSATAVHSLWTMAGGVTSAAPVEKFKAPVIEYTQLAPVLIVIGVAVVGVLVEAFVPRRARYYTQVFLTVVALAAAFAAVVGLAAGGYGTTKAHIAAMGAIAIDGPTLFLQGTILLTSLVAVFTFAERRLDPAAHGKHVDSFAAQAASVPGSDSEKAAVKAGFTTTEVFPLVLFSVAGMLVFPAANDLLTLFVALEVFSLPLYLLCAVARRKRLMSQEAAVKYFLLGAFSSAFLLFGIALLYGYAGSVSYAAIANVVDGSVTRIDPALADTMGNDALLLIGGAMILTGLLFKVGAVPFHMWTPDVYQGAPTPVTGFMAAATKVAAFGALLRLLYVVLPGLAWDWRPVMWAVAIVTMLGGAIVAITQTDIKRLLAYSSIAHAGFILAGVIATTPDGISSVLFYLGAYSFVTVGAFAVVTLVRDAGGEATHLSKWAGLGRRSPLVAAVFAVFLLAFAGIPLTSGFSGKFAVFKAAADGGAGGLVVVGVISSAIAAFFYIRVIVLMFFSEPKADGPTVAVPSPLTMTTIAVGVAVTLVLGLAPQYFLDLASQAGVFVR
- a CDS encoding NADH-quinone oxidoreductase subunit M produces the protein MSFPLLTATAALPAIGAVATAAVPAARRTTAKWLALLFSLATLVLAGVALARFEPGGARYQLTESHAWIKDFGVRYELGVDGIGVALMALTALLIPFVILAGWHDADPLETKSSRWRPTQGFFALILMVEAMVILSFEATDVFLFYILFEAMLIPMYFLIGGFGDRAHTGSDENAAAQRSYAAVKFLLYNLVGGLIMLAAVIGLYVVAGTFSLSEIAEARANGSLSMATSTERWLFLGFFFAFAVKAPLWPLHTWLPNAMGEATSPVAVLITAVVDKVGTFAMLRFCLQLFPEASKWATPVIVVLALISIVYGALLAVGQRDIKRLIAYASISHFGFIILGIFAMTSQGQSGATLYMVNHGISTAALMLVAGFLITRRGSRLIADYGGVQKVAPILAGTFLIGGLATLSLPGLAPFVSEFLVLVGTFSAYPAAGIVATTGIVLAALYVLVLYQRTMTGPVKAEVQGMADLKVRELVVVLPLIALLLFLGVYPKPLTEIVNPAVQHTMSDVQKKDPQPEVEAAK